One genomic region from Amia ocellicauda isolate fAmiCal2 chromosome 4, fAmiCal2.hap1, whole genome shotgun sequence encodes:
- the LOC136747606 gene encoding src substrate protein p85 isoform X3, translating into MWKAAAGKNISINADDGGDDWETDPDFENDVSEKEQRWGAKTVEGSGHQEHINIHKLREKVSVEHCKLKEKEQENMPKASHGYGGKFGVQQDRMDKSAVGHEYQSKLSKHCSQTDSAKGFGGKFGVQADRVDQSAVGFEYAGKTEKHASQKDYSSGFGGRYGVQADRVDESAVGFDYQGKTEKHESQKDYSKGFGGKFGVEMDKVDKSAVGFEYQGKTEKHESQKDYSRGFGGKYGVQKDRMDKSAGTFEVIEKPSPAYQRTKPVEASAGSGASSIKARFENIAKQKEEEDRKRAEEERARRQASEKQEQDEARRKIEEQAKARPPSPEPEPEPEPEPEPEPVPKPKTKTSPAPVLQKKVECPTYEDVSLYDEPAYEATDEHSHPHGADATKTQASSYQDDVYEVEPQGTREQEAIYQDPDEDSQYQGGDAQTYTEYGEDLGVTAVALYDYQAAGDDEISFDPDDIITNIEMIDEGWWRGVCKGAYGLFPANYVEVRQ; encoded by the exons ATGTGGAAAGCTGCAGCTGGGAAAAACATTTCAATCAATGCTGACGATGGCGGTGACGACTGGGAGACCGATCCAGACTTTGAG AACGACGTCTCTGAGAAAGAGCAGCGATGGGGCGCCAAGACCGTGGAAGGATCTGGACACCAGGAGCACATTAA CATTCACAAGCTGCGTGAAAAAGTGTCGGTGGAGCACTGCAAGCTGAAGGAGAAGGAGCAGGAGAACATGCCCAAGGCCTCTCATGGCTACGGAGGGAAGTTTGGCGTGCAGCAGGACCGAATGGATAAG TCTGCCGTCGGCCACGAGTATCAGAGCAAACTGTCCAAGCACTGCTCTCAGACGGACTCGGCGAAAGGATTCGGCGGCAAATTTGGAGTTCAGGCCGACCGAGTCGATCAG tcTGCAGTTGGGTTCGAGTATGCTGGCAAGACCGAGAAACACGCTTCACAGAAAG ACTACTCCTCTGGTTTTGGGGGGAGGTATGGTGTTCAGGCTGACCGTGTTGACGAGAGCGCGGTAGGATTCGATTACCAGGGCAAAACTGAGAAACATGAGTCTCAGAAAG ACTATTCCAAAGGCTTTGGTggtaaatttggagtggaaatGGACAAAGTGGACAAAAGTGCAGTGGGATTCGAGTACCAGGGGAAGACCGAAAAACACGAGTCGCAGAAAG aCTACTCTCGAGGGTTCGGTGGGAAGTATGGTGTTCAGAAGGACCGGATGGATAAG AGTGCCGGTACATTTGAGGTGATTGAGAAGCCAAGTCCGGCCTATCAGAGGACCAAACCAGTGGAAGCCAGTG CTGGCAGTGGTGCTAGTAGCATCAAGGCCAGGTTTGAAAACATCGCCAAGCAGAAGGAAGAAGAAGATCGCAAGAGGGCGGAGGAGGAAAGAGCTCGACGCCAGGCCAGCGAGAAACAGGAGCAGGATGAGGCCAGGAGGAAGATTGAG GAGCAAGCCAAAGCCAGACCTCCATCTCCCGAGCCCGAGCCGGAGCCCGAGCCGGAACCCGAGCCCGAGCCTGTGCCCAAGCCCAAGACCAAGACCAGTCCGGCACCTGTCCTCCAGAAGAAGGTCGAGTGCCCAACTTATGAG GACGTGTCTCTGTACGACGAGCCGGCCTATGAGGCAACAGATGAGCACTCCCATCCGCACGGGGCAGACGCCACCAAAACACAGGCGTCCAGCTACCAGGATGACGTCTACGAGGTGGAGCCTCAGGGGACTCGCGAGCAGGAAGCGATTTACCAGGACCCGGACGAGGACAGCCAGTATCAAGGAG GAGATGCTCAGACCTACACGGAGTATGGAGAAGACCTGGGCGTCACCGCGGTGGCTCTGTATGACTACCAAGCAG CCGGCGACGACGAGATCTCCTTCGACCCCGACGACATCATCACCAACATCGAGATGATCGACGAGGGCTGGTGGCGCGGTGTGTGCAAGGGCGCGTACGGGCTCTTCCCAGCCAACTACGTCGAGGTCCGGCAATAA
- the LOC136747606 gene encoding src substrate cortactin isoform X2 produces the protein MWKAAAGKNISINADDGGDDWETDPDFENDVSEKEQRWGAKTVEGSGHQEHINIHKLREKVSVEHCKLKEKEQENMPKASHGYGGKFGVQQDRMDKSAVGHEYQSKLSKHCSQTDSAKGFGGKFGVQADRVDQSAVGFEYAGKTEKHASQKDYSSGFGGRYGVQADRVDESAVGFDYQGKTEKHESQKDYSKGFGGKFGVEMDKVDKSAVGFEYQGKTEKHESQKDYVKGFGGKFGVQTDRQDKSALGWDHQEKLQLHESQKDYSRGFGGKYGVQKDRMDKSAGTFEVIEKPSPAYQRTKPVEASAGSGASSIKARFENIAKQKEEEDRKRAEEERARRQASEKQEQDEARRKIEEQAKARPPSPEPEPEPEPEPEPEPVPKPKTKTSPAPVLQKKVECPTYEDVSLYDEPAYEATDEHSHPHGADATKTQASSYQDDVYEVEPQGTREQEAIYQDPDEDSQYQGGDAQTYTEYGEDLGVTAVALYDYQAAGDDEISFDPDDIITNIEMIDEGWWRGVCKGAYGLFPANYVEVRQ, from the exons ATGTGGAAAGCTGCAGCTGGGAAAAACATTTCAATCAATGCTGACGATGGCGGTGACGACTGGGAGACCGATCCAGACTTTGAG AACGACGTCTCTGAGAAAGAGCAGCGATGGGGCGCCAAGACCGTGGAAGGATCTGGACACCAGGAGCACATTAA CATTCACAAGCTGCGTGAAAAAGTGTCGGTGGAGCACTGCAAGCTGAAGGAGAAGGAGCAGGAGAACATGCCCAAGGCCTCTCATGGCTACGGAGGGAAGTTTGGCGTGCAGCAGGACCGAATGGATAAG TCTGCCGTCGGCCACGAGTATCAGAGCAAACTGTCCAAGCACTGCTCTCAGACGGACTCGGCGAAAGGATTCGGCGGCAAATTTGGAGTTCAGGCCGACCGAGTCGATCAG tcTGCAGTTGGGTTCGAGTATGCTGGCAAGACCGAGAAACACGCTTCACAGAAAG ACTACTCCTCTGGTTTTGGGGGGAGGTATGGTGTTCAGGCTGACCGTGTTGACGAGAGCGCGGTAGGATTCGATTACCAGGGCAAAACTGAGAAACATGAGTCTCAGAAAG ACTATTCCAAAGGCTTTGGTggtaaatttggagtggaaatGGACAAAGTGGACAAAAGTGCAGTGGGATTCGAGTACCAGGGGAAGACCGAAAAACACGAGTCGCAGAAAG ACTATGTTAAGGGGTTTGGAGGGAAGTTTGGTgtccagacagacaggcaggacAAGTCCGCCCTCGGCTGGGACCACCAGGAGAAGCTGCAGCTGCATGAGTCTCAGAAAG aCTACTCTCGAGGGTTCGGTGGGAAGTATGGTGTTCAGAAGGACCGGATGGATAAG AGTGCCGGTACATTTGAGGTGATTGAGAAGCCAAGTCCGGCCTATCAGAGGACCAAACCAGTGGAAGCCAGTG CTGGCAGTGGTGCTAGTAGCATCAAGGCCAGGTTTGAAAACATCGCCAAGCAGAAGGAAGAAGAAGATCGCAAGAGGGCGGAGGAGGAAAGAGCTCGACGCCAGGCCAGCGAGAAACAGGAGCAGGATGAGGCCAGGAGGAAGATTGAG GAGCAAGCCAAAGCCAGACCTCCATCTCCCGAGCCCGAGCCGGAGCCCGAGCCGGAACCCGAGCCCGAGCCTGTGCCCAAGCCCAAGACCAAGACCAGTCCGGCACCTGTCCTCCAGAAGAAGGTCGAGTGCCCAACTTATGAG GACGTGTCTCTGTACGACGAGCCGGCCTATGAGGCAACAGATGAGCACTCCCATCCGCACGGGGCAGACGCCACCAAAACACAGGCGTCCAGCTACCAGGATGACGTCTACGAGGTGGAGCCTCAGGGGACTCGCGAGCAGGAAGCGATTTACCAGGACCCGGACGAGGACAGCCAGTATCAAGGAG GAGATGCTCAGACCTACACGGAGTATGGAGAAGACCTGGGCGTCACCGCGGTGGCTCTGTATGACTACCAAGCAG CCGGCGACGACGAGATCTCCTTCGACCCCGACGACATCATCACCAACATCGAGATGATCGACGAGGGCTGGTGGCGCGGTGTGTGCAAGGGCGCGTACGGGCTCTTCCCAGCCAACTACGTCGAGGTCCGGCAATAA
- the LOC136747606 gene encoding src substrate protein p85 isoform X1: protein MWKAAAGKNISINADDGGDDWETDPDFENDVSEKEQRWGAKTVEGSGHQEHINIHKLREKVSVEHCKLKEKEQENMPKASHGYGGKFGVQQDRMDKSAVGHEYQSKLSKHCSQTDSAKGFGGKFGVQADRVDQSAVGFEYAGKTEKHASQKDYSSGFGGRYGVQADRVDESAVGFDYQGKTEKHESQKDYSKGFGGKFGVEMDKVDKSAVGFEYQGKTEKHESQKDYVKGFGGKFGVQTDRQDKSALGWDHQEKLQLHESQKDYKKGFGGKYGVQLERQDKCAVGFEHQEKLAKHESQQDYSRGFGGKYGVQKDRMDKSAGTFEVIEKPSPAYQRTKPVEASAGSGASSIKARFENIAKQKEEEDRKRAEEERARRQASEKQEQDEARRKIEEQAKARPPSPEPEPEPEPEPEPEPVPKPKTKTSPAPVLQKKVECPTYEDVSLYDEPAYEATDEHSHPHGADATKTQASSYQDDVYEVEPQGTREQEAIYQDPDEDSQYQGGDAQTYTEYGEDLGVTAVALYDYQAAGDDEISFDPDDIITNIEMIDEGWWRGVCKGAYGLFPANYVEVRQ from the exons ATGTGGAAAGCTGCAGCTGGGAAAAACATTTCAATCAATGCTGACGATGGCGGTGACGACTGGGAGACCGATCCAGACTTTGAG AACGACGTCTCTGAGAAAGAGCAGCGATGGGGCGCCAAGACCGTGGAAGGATCTGGACACCAGGAGCACATTAA CATTCACAAGCTGCGTGAAAAAGTGTCGGTGGAGCACTGCAAGCTGAAGGAGAAGGAGCAGGAGAACATGCCCAAGGCCTCTCATGGCTACGGAGGGAAGTTTGGCGTGCAGCAGGACCGAATGGATAAG TCTGCCGTCGGCCACGAGTATCAGAGCAAACTGTCCAAGCACTGCTCTCAGACGGACTCGGCGAAAGGATTCGGCGGCAAATTTGGAGTTCAGGCCGACCGAGTCGATCAG tcTGCAGTTGGGTTCGAGTATGCTGGCAAGACCGAGAAACACGCTTCACAGAAAG ACTACTCCTCTGGTTTTGGGGGGAGGTATGGTGTTCAGGCTGACCGTGTTGACGAGAGCGCGGTAGGATTCGATTACCAGGGCAAAACTGAGAAACATGAGTCTCAGAAAG ACTATTCCAAAGGCTTTGGTggtaaatttggagtggaaatGGACAAAGTGGACAAAAGTGCAGTGGGATTCGAGTACCAGGGGAAGACCGAAAAACACGAGTCGCAGAAAG ACTATGTTAAGGGGTTTGGAGGGAAGTTTGGTgtccagacagacaggcaggacAAGTCCGCCCTCGGCTGGGACCACCAGGAGAAGCTGCAGCTGCATGAGTCTCAGAAAG ATTATAAGAAAGGGTTCGGAGGGAAATACGGTGTTCAGCTGGAGAGGCAGGACAAATGTGCCGTGGGCTTTGAACACCAGGAGAAACTGGCTAAGCACGAGTCCCAACAAG aCTACTCTCGAGGGTTCGGTGGGAAGTATGGTGTTCAGAAGGACCGGATGGATAAG AGTGCCGGTACATTTGAGGTGATTGAGAAGCCAAGTCCGGCCTATCAGAGGACCAAACCAGTGGAAGCCAGTG CTGGCAGTGGTGCTAGTAGCATCAAGGCCAGGTTTGAAAACATCGCCAAGCAGAAGGAAGAAGAAGATCGCAAGAGGGCGGAGGAGGAAAGAGCTCGACGCCAGGCCAGCGAGAAACAGGAGCAGGATGAGGCCAGGAGGAAGATTGAG GAGCAAGCCAAAGCCAGACCTCCATCTCCCGAGCCCGAGCCGGAGCCCGAGCCGGAACCCGAGCCCGAGCCTGTGCCCAAGCCCAAGACCAAGACCAGTCCGGCACCTGTCCTCCAGAAGAAGGTCGAGTGCCCAACTTATGAG GACGTGTCTCTGTACGACGAGCCGGCCTATGAGGCAACAGATGAGCACTCCCATCCGCACGGGGCAGACGCCACCAAAACACAGGCGTCCAGCTACCAGGATGACGTCTACGAGGTGGAGCCTCAGGGGACTCGCGAGCAGGAAGCGATTTACCAGGACCCGGACGAGGACAGCCAGTATCAAGGAG GAGATGCTCAGACCTACACGGAGTATGGAGAAGACCTGGGCGTCACCGCGGTGGCTCTGTATGACTACCAAGCAG CCGGCGACGACGAGATCTCCTTCGACCCCGACGACATCATCACCAACATCGAGATGATCGACGAGGGCTGGTGGCGCGGTGTGTGCAAGGGCGCGTACGGGCTCTTCCCAGCCAACTACGTCGAGGTCCGGCAATAA